In Exiguobacterium sibiricum 7-3, a genomic segment contains:
- a CDS encoding zinc ribbon domain-containing protein gives MERCSLCGTPLETEATACSYCKHPVLKKRQFDEELPVKPVNSSRYVLSFIIVFVITIGAIGTWYALTQTDSTHTTLVAPVQALPLSDWSDETSAYNQTYSSENPPASYDILKFVRQYTQTVPETANYSKATDTLETFSAIQFATLDAFQSEVDALGTIHAASDSPIPPRLQTVDFKRFVSKGDSYQVRTVETYQLPADQQLVTYDVRYNVRLHTDHLQITHIIRTEVHA, from the coding sequence ATGGAACGTTGTTCACTTTGCGGAACACCATTAGAAACTGAAGCGACAGCATGTTCCTACTGCAAACATCCTGTCCTCAAAAAACGGCAATTCGATGAGGAACTACCTGTCAAACCCGTAAATTCGAGCCGTTATGTCTTATCTTTCATTATCGTTTTCGTGATTACCATTGGAGCCATCGGAACGTGGTATGCCTTGACACAAACCGACTCGACCCATACGACACTGGTTGCGCCGGTCCAGGCCTTACCCCTGTCGGATTGGTCCGATGAAACATCCGCCTATAATCAAACCTATTCGTCGGAAAACCCTCCGGCCTCTTACGATATCTTGAAGTTTGTCCGTCAATATACACAAACGGTTCCGGAAACGGCTAATTATTCAAAAGCGACAGATACACTGGAAACTTTCTCTGCCATCCAGTTTGCGACCTTAGATGCCTTCCAATCAGAAGTCGATGCGTTAGGGACGATTCATGCGGCTTCCGACAGTCCGATTCCGCCGCGTCTCCAAACGGTTGATTTTAAGCGGTTCGTCTCAAAAGGAGATTCCTATCAGGTGAGGACGGTCGAAACCTATCAGCTCCCTGCCGATCAACAGCTCGTCACGTATGATGTCCGCTACAACGTTCGGTTACATACGGATCACCTGCAAATCACGCACATCATCCGGACGGAGGTGCACGCATGA
- a CDS encoding CDP-glycerol glycerophosphotransferase family protein: MSLSKTLLRMARFGKTILPTPKKNSSSRPKFKQFMQLDSTFQEQTFSGELSDTTVTVEALLVRDRLLNEVITLPNTHSSGGHQFSFSLTHDILPALVDRVLENQELTEQEQPPLPEIADDMLVNLETDAADDTTEEETELPSGRFSLWLKFSKNVADFKPETLEKWETNGLPSRATLTADRFTREIILGRFSETRIAVPLKPLLDADFQHVAHLYTDLKGNLRLLLNKEPKVKPKMQIDAIDSPIADQTEIKGKIFTRHAFIRKGTLQLVHRETGEQIPVPIDWVYDNARSAEKFGLYRYTYRTVIDWTRLHREHKALQEGIYDAFVALDYYHRSVPTLLRLGRARYITRQLTPETRGQGDATTMHIIPYFTVGHRNLSFEMTEFTNDNYAYLNHMMKFAPLYRLFAEKNTWLVGERPYKAQDNGYHFFKYMRETYPDRPVYYVIDPESNEYPQVEQLGHALPFKSKEHIYHSLMAKKVIGTHHAEYLYPLRSEAFKRKMKADRVFIQHGVLGTKNMDDQYGKFAPAFDTDLFLVSSEREKRLVTQDMGYPEREVRITGLSRFDALLAKDVEVKRQMLIIPTWRSWLQTPLQFFESEYYRQYQTLLTSERLHQFAAEHQLEIVFCLHPNMQQYTSHFEDLPITVIHQGERDVQGLMKESLLLVTDYSSVAFDFSFLNRPVHYFQFDPVRFIGPKGSYLDLAQELPGPISSTLDELFNDLDATAARSFAMAPEYQTRAAAFLQPVESSYSEKILQTIIDFKKERNWIEQIQTAEAANILFRLYRRSRFYFPSMKLAYRLMQRLPVDPKLVVFESGLGKQYSDSPRYIYEELKRRNLDYKVVWVYHKRLYLGDPNAKVIKRLSPAYFYYLATAKFWVNNQNFPHYFTRRKETTYIQTWHGTPLKKMLFDLDEIHGRDEGYIDRVTNSIKQWSVLLSPSAYASTIFKSAFRYEGPIFESGYPRNDLFFSNNQPKTIESIRTKLQLSDDKKVILYAPTFRDHQSLGNGKFFFDYPFDFDRVAEALGDEYVFLIRTHVLVTKKPRIPAEHRERFIDVTSYPDIQELYLITDLLITDYSSVFFDFANMNRPMFFYAYDLDLYRDTLRGFYLDYYKDLPGPILETEDAFIEALANIPQLTNDYQSRLDAFREAYCAMEDGLAASRVVDSYFAKDTLELTEQPDGSYSV, encoded by the coding sequence GTGAGTCTTTCAAAGACATTATTACGGATGGCACGATTCGGAAAAACGATTTTGCCAACACCGAAAAAAAACAGTTCATCACGCCCTAAGTTCAAACAATTCATGCAACTGGATTCGACATTCCAGGAACAGACCTTTTCAGGAGAGCTTTCTGATACTACAGTGACGGTCGAAGCCTTACTCGTTCGCGACCGTCTTTTGAACGAGGTCATTACATTACCTAATACGCACAGTTCAGGAGGACATCAGTTTTCCTTTTCGTTGACGCACGACATACTTCCTGCCCTCGTCGATCGTGTCCTTGAAAATCAGGAACTGACCGAACAAGAACAGCCGCCACTTCCGGAGATCGCTGACGACATGCTGGTGAACTTAGAGACAGATGCTGCTGACGATACGACTGAAGAGGAAACAGAACTCCCTTCCGGACGCTTCTCGCTTTGGCTCAAATTCTCAAAAAACGTTGCTGATTTCAAACCCGAGACGCTCGAAAAATGGGAAACAAACGGATTACCGAGTCGCGCTACACTGACAGCGGATCGTTTCACGCGGGAAATCATTCTCGGACGGTTCTCGGAAACCCGGATTGCCGTGCCTTTAAAACCACTGCTTGATGCGGACTTCCAACATGTTGCCCATCTGTACACGGATTTAAAAGGCAATCTTCGCCTCTTGTTAAATAAGGAACCAAAGGTTAAACCGAAGATGCAAATTGATGCGATTGATTCTCCAATCGCCGATCAAACGGAAATCAAAGGGAAAATCTTTACCCGGCATGCTTTTATCCGAAAAGGAACGTTACAACTCGTACACCGCGAGACGGGTGAGCAAATTCCGGTCCCGATTGACTGGGTATACGACAATGCCCGGAGTGCCGAAAAATTCGGTCTCTACCGGTATACGTACCGGACAGTCATCGATTGGACACGTCTGCACCGTGAACACAAAGCCTTACAAGAAGGCATTTATGATGCTTTCGTCGCTCTTGACTATTACCATCGTTCTGTCCCGACGTTGCTTCGTCTTGGTCGGGCACGTTACATCACCCGTCAATTGACACCCGAAACACGGGGTCAAGGAGACGCGACGACAATGCATATCATCCCGTACTTTACGGTCGGACATCGGAATCTGTCATTTGAAATGACGGAATTCACGAATGACAACTATGCCTATTTGAATCATATGATGAAGTTTGCTCCGCTCTATCGCCTGTTTGCCGAAAAGAATACATGGCTCGTCGGCGAACGTCCTTATAAAGCACAAGACAACGGTTATCATTTCTTTAAATACATGCGCGAGACGTATCCCGACCGTCCTGTCTATTACGTGATTGATCCTGAGTCCAACGAATATCCTCAGGTTGAACAGTTGGGACATGCGTTGCCGTTTAAATCAAAGGAACATATTTATCATTCACTCATGGCGAAAAAAGTCATCGGGACGCACCATGCTGAATACCTTTATCCGCTTCGCTCGGAAGCGTTCAAACGGAAGATGAAGGCTGATCGCGTCTTTATCCAGCACGGTGTCCTCGGAACGAAAAACATGGACGACCAGTACGGCAAGTTCGCACCGGCGTTCGATACAGATTTGTTCCTCGTCAGTTCAGAACGGGAAAAACGTCTTGTAACTCAGGACATGGGGTATCCGGAACGGGAAGTCCGGATTACCGGTCTGTCCCGCTTCGATGCTTTGCTTGCCAAAGACGTCGAAGTCAAACGACAAATGTTGATCATCCCGACGTGGCGTTCTTGGTTACAGACGCCGCTCCAATTCTTTGAATCGGAATATTACCGCCAGTATCAAACGTTGCTGACGAGTGAACGCTTACACCAATTTGCGGCCGAACACCAGCTCGAAATCGTTTTTTGTCTGCATCCGAACATGCAACAATATACGAGTCACTTCGAGGACTTACCGATCACGGTCATCCATCAGGGTGAACGGGACGTACAGGGATTGATGAAGGAAAGTCTGCTCCTTGTGACCGATTATTCAAGTGTCGCGTTCGACTTCAGTTTCTTGAATCGTCCGGTTCACTACTTCCAGTTTGACCCGGTCCGCTTCATCGGACCAAAGGGTTCTTATCTGGATCTGGCACAGGAACTACCGGGACCGATCTCATCGACACTCGATGAGTTGTTTAATGATCTCGACGCGACGGCTGCTCGGTCGTTCGCGATGGCGCCGGAATATCAAACCCGTGCCGCTGCCTTTTTGCAACCGGTCGAGTCCTCGTATTCGGAAAAAATTCTTCAAACAATCATCGATTTTAAGAAGGAACGGAATTGGATCGAACAAATCCAGACGGCGGAAGCCGCCAATATTCTTTTCCGTCTCTATCGTCGGAGCCGGTTCTACTTCCCATCAATGAAACTGGCCTATCGTTTAATGCAACGGTTACCGGTCGACCCGAAACTCGTTGTGTTTGAAAGTGGACTCGGCAAACAGTATTCTGACAGTCCGCGCTATATCTATGAAGAATTAAAACGACGTAATCTCGATTATAAGGTCGTCTGGGTTTACCATAAGCGCCTCTATCTCGGGGATCCGAACGCCAAAGTCATCAAACGTCTGTCACCGGCGTACTTCTATTACTTGGCGACGGCGAAGTTCTGGGTCAACAACCAAAACTTCCCGCATTACTTCACACGCCGGAAAGAGACGACCTACATTCAGACCTGGCACGGGACACCGCTCAAGAAGATGCTGTTCGACCTGGACGAGATTCATGGACGGGACGAAGGGTACATCGACCGGGTCACGAACTCGATCAAGCAGTGGAGCGTCCTGTTGTCTCCGAGTGCTTATGCCTCGACGATTTTCAAAAGTGCCTTCCGATACGAAGGACCGATTTTCGAATCCGGTTATCCGCGCAATGACTTGTTCTTCTCGAACAATCAACCGAAAACCATCGAGTCGATCCGGACGAAGCTCCAATTGTCGGATGATAAGAAAGTTATTTTGTATGCGCCGACTTTCCGCGATCATCAGTCGCTCGGCAACGGAAAGTTCTTCTTTGACTATCCGTTTGATTTCGACCGTGTCGCGGAAGCGCTCGGTGATGAATATGTCTTCTTGATCCGGACACATGTCCTTGTGACGAAGAAACCGCGGATTCCTGCTGAACACCGGGAACGTTTCATCGATGTCACGAGTTATCCGGATATTCAGGAACTCTACTTGATCACGGATTTATTGATTACCGACTATTCGTCTGTTTTCTTTGATTTTGCGAACATGAACCGCCCGATGTTCTTTTATGCCTACGATCTTGATTTATACCGCGATACATTACGCGGTTTCTATCTTGACTACTACAAGGACTTACCGGGACCGATTCTCGAGACTGAAGATGCCTTTATTGAGGCCTTGGCCAACATTCCGCAATTGACGAACGACTACCAGTCACGACTCGACGCCTTCCGGGAAGCCTATTGTGCGATGGAAGATGGCTTGGCGGCTTCACGTGTCGTCGACAGCTATTTTGCGAAAGACACACTCGAGTTAACCGAGCAACCAGACGGCAGTTATTCCGTCTAA
- a CDS encoding glycerate kinase family protein — translation MHHFIGIDSFKGCISSSDAARAIKTGILHADPDATIDWSPVADGGEGTIDVLSANGFEKIITPTIDFAGRPIEVPYAQKDRIAVVEVAMICGLHLKRPEDDAFSLHTRGVGRLVRHVLATDASDIFLALGGTATTDGGLGFLAELGADLLTQTGRPISWQTNPLMETKQLRLPKTGMSLYVLADVTASYAGEQGAACVFGPQKGLNASDINLLDGRLTEIGRRLQIEHIKGAGAAGGLGGAAYALGASIESGASFILRMIHAKERIERADYVWTGEGRVDRQTAMGKLPSQVSALADRAGIPCILLAGEVTERLEQAWICEAIHDPDEVKTLDPFVTKQRLARRAEQIVRRLNPK, via the coding sequence ATGCATCATTTTATCGGTATCGACAGCTTCAAAGGCTGCATCAGCTCGTCGGATGCAGCACGTGCTATCAAGACTGGAATCTTACATGCCGATCCTGACGCGACAATCGATTGGAGTCCTGTCGCGGACGGAGGCGAAGGTACGATTGACGTGTTATCCGCCAACGGATTTGAAAAAATCATTACTCCGACAATCGATTTCGCCGGTCGTCCAATCGAAGTGCCCTATGCTCAAAAAGACCGGATTGCGGTGGTCGAAGTGGCGATGATTTGCGGACTGCACTTGAAACGTCCGGAGGATGATGCGTTTTCGTTACATACACGGGGTGTCGGGCGTCTCGTCCGACACGTGTTGGCGACTGATGCATCTGATATCTTTCTTGCCCTGGGCGGTACGGCGACGACCGATGGCGGACTTGGTTTTTTGGCGGAACTGGGGGCTGACTTGTTGACGCAAACAGGCAGACCGATTTCGTGGCAAACGAATCCGTTGATGGAAACAAAGCAACTTCGTCTGCCGAAAACAGGCATGTCCTTATATGTCTTAGCAGATGTCACGGCTTCATATGCCGGTGAACAAGGAGCTGCGTGTGTCTTTGGACCTCAAAAAGGATTGAACGCATCCGACATCAATTTACTCGATGGCCGGTTAACAGAGATTGGACGCCGGCTTCAAATCGAACACATCAAAGGGGCGGGGGCTGCCGGAGGACTTGGTGGAGCGGCATACGCGCTCGGTGCTTCGATCGAATCGGGAGCATCGTTCATCCTAAGGATGATTCATGCGAAGGAACGAATCGAACGGGCAGATTATGTCTGGACGGGGGAAGGGCGGGTGGACCGACAAACCGCGATGGGAAAGCTTCCTTCACAAGTCAGTGCATTAGCTGATCGTGCGGGTATTCCTTGTATCTTACTGGCAGGAGAAGTCACGGAACGGCTGGAACAGGCGTGGATCTGCGAAGCGATTCATGATCCGGATGAAGTGAAGACACTCGATCCGTTCGTCACGAAACAGCGGCTGGCGCGACGGGCAGAGCAAATCGTCCGACGTTTAAACCCGAAATGA
- a CDS encoding glutathione peroxidase, which produces MLQEQTFQRIDGTEATLKDYPGQAWLIVNTASKCGLTPQFEGLEQLHQDYRKQGLVVLGFPCNQFAGQDPGTDEEIQSFCQMNYGVTFPVFSKIEVNGEGTHPLFAELKALAPNTTGEQDVEWNFTKFLVTRDGEVTRFAPKTNPTDLVAAIERIVVPV; this is translated from the coding sequence ATGTTACAGGAGCAGACATTTCAACGGATCGATGGTACGGAAGCAACATTAAAAGATTATCCGGGACAGGCTTGGCTGATCGTCAACACAGCGAGTAAATGCGGTTTGACACCACAGTTTGAAGGACTGGAACAACTTCATCAGGACTACCGGAAACAAGGACTCGTCGTCCTCGGTTTCCCGTGTAATCAGTTTGCCGGACAAGATCCGGGAACGGACGAAGAAATCCAGAGCTTTTGCCAAATGAACTACGGCGTGACGTTCCCTGTCTTCTCAAAAATCGAAGTCAACGGGGAAGGTACACATCCTTTGTTCGCAGAATTGAAAGCACTTGCCCCGAACACGACGGGCGAGCAGGACGTCGAATGGAACTTCACGAAATTTTTAGTGACGCGTGACGGGGAAGTCACACGATTCGCACCGAAAACTAATCCGACGGATCTTGTCGCAGCCATTGAACGGATTGTCGTTCCGGTTTAA
- the kdpA gene encoding potassium-transporting ATPase subunit KdpA, with translation MWTQFLIQFWILLIIALGAAVLLGRYIGTYFAPVEDRKMDSFGKIERRFLLVLGVDERKQDQSWVGYAKSLLLVNLLFFVGGYLLLRFQGSLPLNPNGAANLDWSTALHTTISFMTNTDQQHYSGEALSYLSQTFVLGTMLFVAPTMAFTVCMAVIRGLANKRLGNFYADFVRFIVRILLPVSFVFGLLMILFGVPQTFGGAVNVTTLEGAKQLIYRGPVAAFEVIKQLGNNGGGFFGANGAHPFENPNQYVNFIQMFLMLLIPMSLPVAYGKIIGSAKQGRLFLGVMTILFVMMTFGMAGSLFANPTAHGQELRFGQVGTALYSSITTAAETGAVNAMHDSLHPLAGLIQLGNMMLNVVYGGTGAGFLNVLLYAFVAVFLTGLLIGRTPTFLGKKLETFEVKLMAITLLVPPFLILVGTAISMYVAPGVGAISNPGYHGLSQVLYEFTSATANNGSGFEGLGDANVYWNVSTSFALFFGRYIPLILMLAIAGSLKAKPAVPQDEFSFKTDTPLFGTVFLGTVVLVGALTFLPVLVLGPIADWLTM, from the coding sequence ATGTGGACTCAATTTTTAATCCAGTTTTGGATATTGCTCATCATTGCACTCGGAGCAGCCGTCTTGCTCGGCCGTTACATCGGAACCTATTTTGCACCTGTCGAAGACCGGAAAATGGATTCGTTCGGTAAAATTGAACGGCGATTTTTACTTGTACTTGGTGTGGATGAACGAAAACAAGACCAGTCGTGGGTCGGTTATGCGAAAAGTCTGTTACTCGTCAACTTGTTATTTTTTGTCGGAGGGTATCTGTTGCTGCGTTTTCAGGGAAGTTTGCCTCTGAATCCGAACGGTGCCGCTAATCTTGACTGGTCGACCGCACTGCATACGACAATCAGCTTCATGACCAATACCGATCAACAGCACTATTCAGGTGAAGCGTTATCGTATCTGTCGCAGACATTTGTCCTCGGAACGATGCTGTTCGTCGCACCGACGATGGCGTTCACCGTTTGTATGGCAGTCATTCGCGGACTTGCCAACAAACGGCTCGGAAATTTTTATGCCGACTTTGTCCGTTTCATCGTCCGGATCCTGTTACCGGTTTCGTTTGTGTTTGGATTGTTGATGATTCTGTTTGGTGTGCCGCAGACGTTCGGTGGTGCCGTCAACGTCACGACGCTCGAAGGCGCGAAGCAGTTGATTTACCGCGGACCGGTCGCTGCCTTTGAAGTCATTAAACAGCTCGGGAACAACGGCGGTGGTTTCTTCGGAGCCAACGGAGCGCATCCGTTTGAAAACCCGAACCAATACGTCAACTTCATCCAGATGTTTTTGATGCTGTTGATTCCGATGTCACTTCCGGTGGCTTATGGAAAAATCATCGGTTCAGCGAAGCAGGGCCGTCTGTTCCTCGGTGTGATGACGATCCTGTTTGTCATGATGACGTTCGGAATGGCCGGCAGTTTGTTTGCGAATCCGACCGCACACGGTCAGGAACTCCGGTTCGGTCAAGTCGGAACCGCCTTGTACAGTTCCATTACGACAGCCGCTGAAACCGGTGCCGTCAATGCGATGCATGACTCGCTTCATCCGCTTGCCGGACTGATTCAGCTCGGAAACATGATGCTGAATGTCGTCTACGGTGGAACGGGTGCCGGTTTCCTGAACGTACTGCTGTACGCGTTCGTTGCCGTCTTCCTGACGGGACTGTTGATCGGCCGGACACCGACCTTCCTCGGCAAGAAGCTGGAGACGTTTGAGGTCAAACTAATGGCAATCACGTTACTGGTCCCGCCGTTTCTGATTCTGGTCGGAACAGCGATTTCGATGTACGTTGCACCAGGTGTCGGGGCAATTTCCAATCCCGGGTACCATGGCCTGTCACAAGTCTTGTATGAGTTCACCTCAGCGACGGCTAACAACGGCTCCGGTTTTGAGGGACTCGGCGATGCGAACGTCTACTGGAATGTTTCGACTTCGTTTGCCCTATTCTTCGGTCGTTACATTCCTTTGATCCTGATGCTTGCGATTGCCGGATCACTGAAAGCAAAACCGGCTGTTCCGCAAGATGAATTTTCGTTTAAAACAGATACCCCACTTTTCGGTACAGTTTTCCTCGGTACGGTCGTACTCGTCGGTGCACTCACATTCTTGCCGGTGCTCGTACTTGGACCTATCGCGGATTGGCTGACGATGTGA
- the kdpB gene encoding potassium-transporting ATPase subunit KdpB has translation MMEPIKHQSVEQEPNVPEKASTSAVNPSIAKQATLDALKKLNPAHMVKQPIMFVVWIGCLLAIGYTIFIDEMRGFNLAVNIILFLTVLFANFAESIAEGRGKAQADSLKASKADVMARKRVGQMIENVSSATLRKGDIVFVRTGEYVPGDGEIIKGLASIDESAITGESAPVIKEAGGDFSSVIGGTLVVSDEIEVRITSNPGESFLDQMIALVEGASRQKTPNELALSTLLTSLTLIFLLVVMTLPVFTNYLGFSLSGPILIALLVCLIPTTIGGLLSAIGIAGMDRVTRFNVIAMSGKAVEAAGDIQTIILDKTGTITFGNRMASDILPVGDATTEAVFAGATLSSLADETPEGRSVLELAELRNMPIEQKQLDGAEIIPFRAETRMSGLDLADGRRVRKGAGQAIQQWVADQGGDIPSNLQETVEQISRLGGTPLVVAIDSTILGVIYLKDTVKPGMRERFDRLREMGIKTVMCTGDNPLTAATIAREAGVDDFVAECTPEDKIRVIKREQDAGHLVAMTGDGTNDAPALAQADVGLAMNSGTQAAKEAANMIDLDSNPTKIIEVVEIGKQLLMTRGALTTFSIANDVAKYFAIIPAIFMVAIPQMELLNIMRLDSPTTAILSALIFNAIIIPMLIPLAMKGVSYKPMTADQLLGRNLLIYGLGGVIVPFIGIKIIDVLLASIL, from the coding sequence ATGATGGAACCAATCAAACATCAATCCGTTGAGCAGGAACCGAACGTTCCGGAAAAAGCGTCAACATCAGCCGTCAATCCGTCGATTGCGAAACAAGCGACACTTGATGCCTTGAAAAAACTAAATCCGGCACATATGGTCAAACAACCGATCATGTTCGTCGTCTGGATCGGTTGCCTGCTGGCAATCGGTTATACGATTTTCATCGATGAGATGCGCGGCTTTAACTTAGCCGTCAACATCATTCTGTTCCTGACCGTCTTATTCGCGAATTTCGCTGAATCGATTGCGGAAGGACGCGGGAAAGCGCAGGCAGATTCATTGAAAGCCTCGAAAGCTGATGTCATGGCACGCAAACGAGTCGGTCAAATGATCGAGAACGTGTCCTCGGCAACACTGCGTAAAGGCGACATCGTTTTCGTCCGGACCGGTGAATATGTACCGGGGGACGGGGAAATCATCAAAGGTCTGGCATCGATTGATGAATCCGCGATTACCGGAGAATCGGCACCGGTCATCAAAGAAGCAGGGGGCGACTTTTCGTCTGTCATCGGCGGCACGTTAGTCGTCAGTGATGAAATCGAAGTCCGGATCACAAGCAATCCCGGCGAGTCGTTCCTCGATCAGATGATTGCGCTCGTCGAAGGGGCAAGCCGGCAAAAAACACCAAACGAGTTGGCGCTGTCGACCTTGCTGACGAGCTTGACACTAATCTTTTTACTCGTTGTCATGACACTGCCTGTCTTTACGAATTATTTAGGATTCAGCTTGTCGGGTCCGATCTTGATTGCACTGCTCGTCTGTTTGATTCCGACGACAATCGGCGGATTGTTATCGGCAATCGGAATTGCCGGGATGGACCGAGTGACCCGTTTTAACGTCATTGCGATGAGTGGAAAGGCGGTCGAAGCGGCAGGAGACATCCAAACGATCATTCTCGATAAGACCGGTACGATTACGTTCGGGAACCGGATGGCGTCCGATATTCTACCGGTCGGTGACGCGACGACGGAAGCCGTCTTTGCCGGCGCAACGCTTTCGTCACTTGCCGATGAGACACCGGAAGGACGTTCGGTCCTAGAACTTGCTGAACTACGAAACATGCCGATTGAACAAAAACAGTTGGACGGGGCGGAAATCATTCCGTTTCGGGCGGAAACGCGGATGTCGGGACTTGATTTAGCAGACGGTCGCCGCGTTCGGAAAGGGGCCGGTCAAGCGATTCAACAGTGGGTTGCAGATCAAGGAGGAGACATTCCTAGCAATCTGCAGGAAACGGTCGAGCAGATTTCCCGTCTCGGCGGCACTCCGCTCGTCGTTGCCATCGATTCGACGATCTTAGGTGTCATTTACTTGAAAGATACGGTCAAACCAGGCATGCGGGAACGTTTTGACCGCCTGCGGGAGATGGGTATTAAAACCGTCATGTGTACCGGTGACAATCCATTGACGGCAGCGACGATCGCCCGGGAAGCCGGAGTCGATGACTTCGTCGCCGAATGTACACCGGAAGATAAAATCCGGGTCATCAAACGCGAGCAGGACGCCGGACACTTGGTCGCGATGACGGGGGACGGAACGAACGATGCGCCGGCGCTCGCCCAAGCCGACGTCGGTCTTGCGATGAACAGCGGGACACAGGCAGCAAAAGAAGCAGCCAACATGATTGATCTCGATTCCAATCCGACGAAGATCATCGAAGTCGTCGAAATCGGGAAACAGTTGCTGATGACACGCGGCGCGTTGACGACGTTCTCGATTGCCAATGATGTCGCGAAATACTTTGCGATCATTCCGGCAATCTTCATGGTGGCGATTCCTCAGATGGAACTGCTGAACATCATGCGACTCGATTCCCCGACGACGGCCATCCTGTCGGCACTGATCTTTAACGCGATCATCATCCCGATGCTAATTCCGCTGGCGATGAAAGGTGTCTCGTATAAACCGATGACGGCAGATCAACTGCTCGGCCGGAATTTACTCATCTATGGTCTTGGCGGCGTCATCGTCCCGTTCATCGGCATTAAAATCATTGATGTCTTGCTTGCAAGCATCCTATAA
- a CDS encoding potassium-transporting ATPase subunit C: protein MKQAIRVTVFVTALCGIVFPALLTLFGQLLVPDKAAGSLVQENGKFIGSELIAQPFTSKQYFHGRPSAVDQLAGSSAGDNLAASNPELGKKMAEFEKQNQVDGASLPDDARVTSGSGFDPHISLDYARAQVKRIATERNLSPDTVRRLIDKEAGNNQYVNVLMLNLKLDRSQS from the coding sequence ATGAAACAGGCCATTCGTGTGACGGTTTTCGTCACAGCGTTGTGCGGGATTGTTTTTCCCGCTTTGCTGACCTTATTCGGTCAGTTACTTGTCCCGGACAAAGCAGCCGGTTCACTGGTGCAGGAAAACGGAAAATTCATCGGATCGGAATTGATCGCACAACCCTTTACGTCCAAACAGTACTTCCATGGACGTCCGTCAGCAGTCGATCAATTAGCGGGATCATCTGCTGGGGATAACCTGGCAGCATCGAACCCGGAGCTTGGCAAGAAGATGGCGGAATTCGAGAAACAGAACCAAGTGGACGGCGCTTCGCTTCCGGACGATGCCCGCGTGACATCCGGTTCTGGCTTCGATCCGCACATCTCGCTCGACTATGCACGGGCACAGGTGAAACGTATTGCAACCGAACGAAATCTGTCGCCTGATACGGTTCGACGATTGATTGACAAGGAAGCAGGGAATAATCAATACGTGAACGTTCTGATGTTGAATCTGAAGCTTGATCGGAGTCAATCATGA